Genomic segment of Fibrobacter sp.:
ATTTTGCCTGGACATTGCGCAGGCGAAATGTCCATCTTTGACAATGTGAAACCCAGCGCCCAAGTTTTTGCCAAAGAGAAAAGCACCTTGTTGGTCATTGATGCAGACATCGCTCTCGCCATGCTCAACGCGTCCCATGATCTTTGCCTAAACTTCTTGCAGCTTTTGAGCAGAAGGTTACGCAACAACAATAAAGTCGTTTGCGAAGAAGAATACCACATCCGCTGCATTGAAGAAAACGCCAAGGTAGATTCCTTGACAGGACTACACAACCGTCGTTGGCTTGAAGAGACCTACACGAGAGAACTCAAGCGCAGCAATGACGGTAATTTCAGCCTGTCTGCATTCATGCTGGACATCGACCATTTTAAGAACATCAACGACACCTACGGGCACTTGGCCGGCGACCAAGTTCTTATTGCTGTTGCGCAAGAAATCACCCGATGCCTCAGACCTAGTGACATGCCTGTACGCTACGGAGGCGAAGAATTCACGGTATTCCTGCCCAACACCACCGTAGACAACGCCAAAATCATTGCTGAAAGATTGCGTGCAGGAGTAGAAAAGATTCGCGTCGCCCTTTCTACTGGCGAGGTGATAAATGTTACCATAAGCGTCGGTTTTACGGAACGGCAAGCCGGCGACACCGTAGAATCTATCATCAAGCGGGCAGACGACGCCCTATACCACGCCAAGGAATCAGGCCGCAACCGCGTGTGCCTGAACCTAGGCGAA
This window contains:
- a CDS encoding GGDEF domain-containing protein, with product MTTNELETLPISRAQFLKTDIFKNVSFESLAGYLLSCKKITAEPGTLLIDPNQPERKLLVLLDGKLEVVLSSKGGSFSDFILPGHCAGEMSIFDNVKPSAQVFAKEKSTLLVIDADIALAMLNASHDLCLNFLQLLSRRLRNNNKVVCEEEYHIRCIEENAKVDSLTGLHNRRWLEETYTRELKRSNDGNFSLSAFMLDIDHFKNINDTYGHLAGDQVLIAVAQEITRCLRPSDMPVRYGGEEFTVFLPNTTVDNAKIIAERLRAGVEKIRVALSTGEVINVTISVGFTERQAGDTVESIIKRADDALYHAKESGRNRVCLNLGEDSMFLF